In a genomic window of Dyadobacter fermentans DSM 18053:
- a CDS encoding ferritin-like domain-containing protein — protein sequence MDIFKIIDKFQQIDGDAVGRLEYASRRHFMNRIGSKLAAAAIPTTFAAVVNKAFAQSAAAVDVLNYALKLEYLEDEFYKAGIAAANLIPASDKAIFTQIGKHETQHVAFLVKALGAKAEPKPTFDFQYGGAFGDVFTNYKTFVTVSSALEDTGVRAYKGQAGALISDPQILEYALQVHSVEARHAAVARRLAATLLGNASMKGWITGKEGAVAAIYAGEDNMEQGGVNIKGLASKSDAAITEAFDEPLTKEAVLAIAGPFIK from the coding sequence ATGGATATTTTCAAAATCATAGATAAGTTTCAGCAAATTGACGGCGACGCTGTGGGGAGACTCGAATACGCCTCACGCCGTCATTTTATGAACCGCATAGGAAGCAAGCTCGCTGCGGCAGCCATTCCGACCACCTTCGCGGCAGTTGTAAACAAGGCTTTTGCCCAATCGGCGGCGGCGGTGGATGTGCTCAATTACGCGCTGAAACTCGAATACCTCGAAGACGAGTTCTACAAAGCGGGTATTGCAGCCGCAAACCTTATCCCGGCATCCGACAAGGCGATTTTCACGCAGATCGGCAAGCACGAAACGCAGCACGTCGCATTCCTCGTGAAAGCATTGGGCGCGAAAGCCGAACCGAAACCGACATTCGACTTCCAGTATGGCGGCGCATTTGGTGACGTATTTACCAATTATAAAACATTCGTAACCGTATCGAGCGCGCTCGAAGACACAGGAGTGCGTGCCTACAAGGGCCAGGCCGGTGCATTGATTTCCGACCCGCAGATCCTGGAATATGCATTGCAGGTGCATTCGGTGGAAGCGCGCCACGCGGCCGTAGCGAGACGACTGGCGGCGACGTTACTCGGCAACGCTTCCATGAAAGGCTGGATTACCGGCAAAGAAGGCGCGGTAGCGGCGATTTACGCGGGTGAAGACAACATGGAGCAAGGCGGTGTGAACATCAAGGGCCTCGCTTCCAAGTCGGATGCGGCCATTACTGAGGCATTCGACGAACCATTGACAAAAGAAGCGGTACTCGCCATAGCCGGGCCGTTTATCAAGTAA
- a CDS encoding family 16 glycoside hydrolase: MFKTNRSLFQLIASGVAAFAMHTAYAQQPIPLNDLSAFTTKSSDWKIVGNASADLAKENALTTSPGKGVLACLHEKGKYGSDYELISNFKHGDLDIEMDFMMSKGSNSGIYLQGNYEVQLFDSWGKKGAKYNDAGGIYERWNDSKPEGEKGYEGYAPRFNVAKAPGLWQHIKISYQAPRFDANGKKIANAVFLSVVLNGVTIHENVEVSGPTRGSLTAEDVPMGPIRIQGDHGSLAIRNIVVNNFDKKPATLSELSYKTYYGGLSETEDLSKLTPAETGKSESLSWEILKENNNYSYVYNGRFNAATEGEYAFRLQASGNSYLKIDGKDVIKPEWKSNNEFRLGKVNLKAGDHTVEIFNNKRDGWMRPVLGLWVSGPGFREIALHSKSSAMGGNSTDPILIQAPTNTITRSFMDFRKDEKAKRTRVVHAVSVGSPSSLHYTYDLDKGAILQVWRGEFLDATPMWHDRGDGSSRPRGSVTLLGDDMFLGKSGKSKWEADTTGSGYRPKGYVLDEADVPTFQYQAFGSTITDYVSVVNNQYFERILKVNNPAKDLVARLADGSSIEKISDGLYAVNDKSYYIQLADKKLKPEIRGAKGEQELIVPVTNGEVKYSILF; encoded by the coding sequence ATGTTTAAAACCAACCGTTCACTTTTTCAATTAATCGCCTCTGGGGTAGCGGCTTTCGCTATGCATACCGCCTACGCCCAGCAGCCCATTCCCCTCAACGACCTCAGTGCTTTTACGACCAAATCCAGTGACTGGAAAATCGTCGGCAATGCATCGGCTGACCTCGCCAAAGAAAACGCGCTGACTACCAGCCCGGGCAAAGGTGTACTGGCCTGCCTTCACGAAAAAGGCAAGTACGGCAGCGACTATGAACTGATTTCCAATTTCAAACATGGCGATCTCGACATTGAAATGGATTTCATGATGAGCAAAGGTTCCAACTCAGGAATCTATCTCCAAGGCAATTACGAAGTACAGCTTTTCGACAGCTGGGGTAAAAAAGGCGCCAAATACAACGATGCCGGCGGTATCTACGAGCGCTGGAACGACTCCAAGCCCGAAGGCGAAAAAGGCTACGAAGGATATGCGCCCCGTTTCAACGTCGCGAAAGCGCCGGGTTTGTGGCAGCATATCAAAATCTCTTACCAGGCTCCGCGTTTCGATGCCAACGGCAAAAAAATCGCAAATGCGGTGTTCCTCTCGGTGGTGCTGAATGGCGTGACAATCCACGAAAATGTGGAAGTAAGCGGCCCTACCCGCGGTTCACTCACGGCTGAGGATGTGCCTATGGGCCCGATCCGCATCCAGGGAGACCACGGTTCACTGGCGATCCGCAATATTGTGGTGAATAATTTTGACAAAAAACCAGCGACGCTTTCCGAGCTGAGCTATAAAACTTACTATGGCGGACTGTCGGAAACGGAAGACCTTTCCAAACTGACGCCTGCCGAGACTGGTAAGTCGGAATCGCTGAGCTGGGAGATCCTGAAAGAGAACAACAATTACTCTTACGTATACAATGGCCGTTTCAATGCAGCTACCGAAGGCGAATATGCTTTCCGCTTGCAGGCTTCGGGTAATTCCTACCTGAAAATCGACGGCAAGGACGTGATCAAACCGGAGTGGAAATCGAACAACGAATTCCGCCTGGGCAAGGTGAACCTCAAAGCCGGCGACCATACCGTCGAAATCTTCAATAACAAAAGAGACGGCTGGATGCGTCCGGTACTTGGCCTTTGGGTAAGCGGACCGGGCTTCCGTGAGATCGCATTGCATTCCAAAAGCTCGGCCATGGGCGGCAATTCCACCGATCCGATCCTGATCCAGGCGCCTACCAACACCATTACGCGCTCTTTCATGGATTTCCGCAAGGACGAAAAAGCGAAAAGAACCCGCGTGGTACACGCAGTGTCGGTGGGTAGCCCTTCGAGCCTGCATTATACCTACGACCTCGACAAAGGCGCTATCCTGCAAGTTTGGCGCGGTGAATTCCTCGATGCCACCCCAATGTGGCACGACCGCGGTGACGGTTCTTCCCGCCCGCGCGGCAGCGTGACGTTGCTCGGCGACGATATGTTTCTGGGTAAATCAGGTAAATCCAAATGGGAAGCTGACACCACCGGCAGCGGGTACCGTCCGAAAGGCTACGTGCTCGATGAGGCCGATGTGCCTACATTCCAGTACCAGGCATTCGGTTCTACCATCACCGACTACGTTTCTGTGGTGAACAACCAGTATTTCGAACGTATTTTGAAGGTAAATAATCCTGCAAAAGACCTCGTAGCACGCCTGGCTGATGGTTCTTCGATCGAAAAAATTTCGGATGGACTTTATGCGGTGAACGACAAATCGTACTACATCCAGCTGGCCGACAAAAAACTTAAACCAGAAATCAGAGGCGCCAAAGGCGAACAGGAGCTCATCGTGCCTGTTACCAACGGCGAAGTGAAGTATTCTATCCTGTTCTGA
- a CDS encoding sulfite oxidase encodes MNSELNRRDFLKQGSLTALVTAMGSQIVFAHHMPPGYRPIFLDEKDALKGKSTEMIVQGDKPWNVETPVHLLDDRVTPVDKMFIRNNGLVPEKIDVANWTLTIDGESVKAPKTYSLADLKKKFKQHTYQLVLECGGNGRAGYQPQASGNQWGQGAVHCAQWTGVRLKDVLNDVGIKNDAVYIGYHGKDLHLSRDPKKESISRGVPMSKAMEDETLIAWQMNGQDIPEFHGYPLRLVIGGWPASVSGKWLSRISVRNKVHDGAKMEGHSYKLPRNPVVPGTDIPATDEYYKIIESMPVKSLITYPKTGAMLDPGKQLALRGHAWAGDHAVKKVEVSIDFGATWKECKLEAPVNRLAWQHWNTNIQFPANGYYEIWAKATDDKGNAQPMLVPGWNPGGYLNNACERIAVKVG; translated from the coding sequence ATGAATTCCGAATTAAACAGAAGAGATTTTCTCAAACAGGGCAGCCTCACCGCGCTGGTTACCGCAATGGGTAGCCAGATCGTTTTCGCACACCACATGCCACCTGGCTACCGGCCTATTTTTCTGGATGAAAAGGACGCATTGAAAGGCAAAAGCACGGAAATGATCGTGCAGGGCGACAAACCGTGGAATGTGGAAACGCCGGTGCATTTGCTCGACGACCGCGTCACGCCCGTCGACAAAATGTTTATCCGCAACAACGGCCTCGTTCCCGAGAAAATAGATGTGGCGAACTGGACGCTCACGATTGACGGAGAGTCGGTAAAAGCGCCGAAAACCTACTCGCTGGCCGACCTCAAAAAGAAATTCAAACAACATACTTACCAGCTCGTGCTGGAATGCGGCGGCAACGGTCGCGCCGGTTACCAGCCGCAGGCATCGGGCAACCAGTGGGGCCAGGGCGCGGTGCATTGTGCGCAATGGACGGGCGTGCGGTTGAAAGATGTATTGAATGATGTGGGCATTAAAAACGATGCCGTTTACATTGGATACCACGGCAAAGACCTGCACCTGAGCCGCGACCCGAAAAAAGAGTCGATCTCGCGCGGCGTGCCTATGTCGAAAGCGATGGAAGACGAGACATTGATCGCCTGGCAAATGAACGGCCAGGACATCCCCGAGTTCCACGGCTACCCGCTCCGGCTGGTGATCGGAGGCTGGCCGGCTTCGGTGTCGGGCAAATGGCTTAGCCGCATTTCTGTACGCAATAAAGTACACGATGGCGCTAAAATGGAAGGCCATAGCTACAAACTACCGCGCAACCCGGTGGTGCCCGGCACGGACATTCCGGCTACGGATGAGTATTACAAAATCATCGAATCCATGCCGGTGAAATCGCTCATTACCTATCCCAAAACGGGCGCGATGCTCGATCCGGGGAAGCAGCTTGCCTTGCGCGGGCACGCGTGGGCCGGCGACCATGCCGTGAAAAAAGTGGAAGTTTCCATTGACTTCGGCGCTACCTGGAAAGAATGCAAGCTCGAAGCACCCGTGAACCGGCTGGCGTGGCAGCATTGGAATACCAACATTCAGTTTCCTGCCAACGGATACTACGAAATATGGGCGAAAGCGACCGACGACAAGGGCAATGCACAACCCATGCTGGTGCCGGGCTGGAATCCGGGCGGGTATCTCAACAATGCCTGCGAGCGCATCGCGGTGAAGGTAGGATAA
- a CDS encoding ferritin-like domain-containing protein yields the protein MNQHTNTKNTSGKGEEEITSVVNRRLFLRSAGLATSLGTIVIAAGCNDDDDDPMIPGTGDTVDLGSGDIGVLNYAYALEQLEAAFYTQVIQTPYAGMTDAEKAILTDIRDHEIVHRDFFKAALGDKAIKGLTPNFSGIDFSKKDAVLGAAKLFEDTGVAAYNGAGKLIKDAKYLLLAGKIVSVEARHAAVIRDLIKPKSTDFAGDDIIDMNGMDKAVAPADILAAVKGYVKETVTGANVGK from the coding sequence ATGAACCAACACACAAACACGAAGAACACCTCCGGCAAAGGAGAAGAGGAAATCACGTCGGTTGTGAACAGACGTCTGTTTCTACGCTCCGCCGGACTAGCCACATCATTAGGAACAATCGTGATCGCCGCAGGTTGTAACGACGACGATGACGATCCGATGATCCCGGGCACCGGCGACACCGTCGACCTCGGCTCGGGCGACATTGGCGTGCTCAACTACGCTTACGCATTGGAACAACTTGAAGCCGCATTCTACACCCAGGTGATCCAAACGCCCTACGCCGGCATGACCGACGCGGAAAAAGCGATCCTCACCGACATCCGCGACCACGAGATCGTCCACCGCGACTTTTTCAAGGCTGCATTGGGCGACAAGGCGATCAAAGGACTTACCCCTAACTTCTCCGGCATTGATTTCAGCAAAAAAGATGCGGTACTGGGCGCCGCTAAGCTGTTTGAAGACACGGGAGTAGCCGCTTACAACGGCGCAGGAAAGCTCATCAAGGACGCAAAATATCTGCTGCTGGCAGGAAAGATTGTCTCGGTAGAAGCGCGCCACGCCGCTGTCATCCGTGACCTGATCAAACCCAAATCGACCGACTTTGCCGGTGACGACATCATCGACATGAACGGAATGGACAAGGCCGTTGCGCCTGCCGACATTCTGGCGGCCGTTAAGGGCTACGTAAAGGAAACCGTCACCGGAGCCAACGTAGGTAAATAA
- a CDS encoding c-type cytochrome, giving the protein MKKLAHIAFALLASLSTLKAQESPKEEDFYKIVTPPIPEGIILEVGGLTTMPNGSLAISTRRGEVWIVDNPTSRTPYFRKFATGLHEILGLAYKEGALYCAQRGELTKLVDKNGDGKADVYETVYAWPLSGHYHEYSFGPKLAPDGSFFVSGNVAFGDEEWWRGESRVPGRGWIFHITNDGKYEPYATGVRSPAGISMINGELFYTDNQGDWMGTGAIFQVKKGGFMGHPAGLKWAGLPNSPVKLTEKQFFAERDNRQHRNAQDRAIKPENTLGEEPQFLYQLKQKYDMVQLPAVWLPYGVHGVSTAELILDDTKGAFGPFTGQVFVGDQGQSNIMRIVMEKVKGEYQGASIGFRSGFQSGVLRMAFDKDGSMFVGETNRGWGSAGDANQGLQRLVWNGKMPFEMYTVKAQPDGFEIEFTMPVDRKSAEDLDSYKVSSYLYKHYPVYGSPQINLEDVKITGVKVSDDNKKVRIVLDGMKQYYVHKISLEGVRSASNSWSLVHPDAYYTLNNIPDGEKMKVSDLKTTRSGKAQASVSTAPAKEHVSPDGKGKATPAKAGAAKAPTWEEVKPLLAKNTCLACHAPDKKVVGPSYLDVAKRKYSNEKIVELIYAPQPENWPDYATPMAPMPQVPKAEAAKIAAWINSLAK; this is encoded by the coding sequence ATGAAAAAACTGGCTCATATAGCATTCGCTCTTTTGGCTTCCCTCTCTACGCTGAAAGCGCAGGAGTCTCCGAAAGAAGAAGACTTTTACAAAATCGTTACCCCGCCGATCCCGGAGGGCATTATCCTGGAAGTGGGCGGATTGACCACCATGCCGAATGGCTCCCTGGCGATTTCAACGCGCCGTGGCGAGGTTTGGATCGTGGATAACCCTACCAGCCGCACGCCGTATTTCCGCAAATTCGCGACAGGCTTGCACGAGATTCTCGGTTTGGCTTACAAAGAAGGTGCATTGTACTGCGCACAACGCGGCGAATTGACGAAGCTGGTTGACAAAAACGGCGACGGCAAAGCGGACGTTTACGAAACGGTATACGCATGGCCGCTCTCAGGTCACTACCACGAATATTCATTTGGCCCGAAACTGGCACCGGACGGCAGCTTTTTCGTGAGTGGTAACGTGGCATTCGGTGACGAAGAATGGTGGAGAGGCGAAAGCCGTGTGCCGGGCCGTGGCTGGATTTTCCACATCACCAACGACGGCAAATACGAACCCTACGCAACCGGCGTACGCTCCCCGGCGGGTATCAGCATGATCAACGGCGAGCTGTTCTACACCGACAACCAGGGCGACTGGATGGGTACCGGCGCAATTTTCCAGGTTAAAAAAGGCGGCTTCATGGGCCACCCCGCAGGTTTGAAATGGGCCGGATTGCCCAACTCACCTGTGAAACTGACTGAAAAGCAATTCTTCGCTGAGCGCGACAACCGCCAGCACCGCAATGCGCAGGACCGCGCGATCAAGCCTGAAAACACATTGGGCGAAGAACCGCAGTTCCTGTACCAATTGAAACAGAAGTATGACATGGTACAGCTTCCGGCTGTATGGCTGCCCTACGGCGTGCACGGTGTATCTACCGCCGAGCTGATCCTCGACGATACCAAAGGCGCATTCGGTCCGTTTACGGGCCAGGTTTTCGTGGGCGACCAGGGACAAAGCAACATCATGCGTATCGTGATGGAGAAAGTGAAAGGTGAATACCAGGGCGCCAGCATCGGTTTCCGCAGCGGATTCCAGTCGGGTGTGCTGCGTATGGCATTTGATAAGGACGGTTCAATGTTCGTAGGCGAAACCAACCGCGGTTGGGGATCGGCCGGTGATGCTAACCAAGGCTTGCAGCGTTTGGTATGGAATGGCAAAATGCCTTTCGAAATGTACACTGTGAAGGCTCAGCCGGATGGCTTTGAAATTGAATTCACAATGCCTGTTGACCGCAAATCGGCGGAAGACCTGGATTCTTACAAAGTGAGCAGCTACCTCTACAAGCATTACCCTGTGTACGGCAGCCCGCAGATCAACCTGGAAGATGTGAAAATCACGGGTGTGAAAGTATCCGACGACAACAAGAAAGTACGCATTGTCCTCGACGGCATGAAGCAATATTATGTGCACAAAATTTCGCTCGAAGGCGTTCGCTCGGCTTCCAACAGCTGGTCGCTGGTACACCCCGATGCTTACTATACGCTGAACAACATTCCTGATGGGGAGAAAATGAAGGTTTCGGACCTGAAAACAACCCGCTCAGGCAAAGCGCAGGCATCTGTTTCGACTGCACCTGCGAAAGAGCACGTATCGCCGGACGGCAAAGGCAAGGCTACCCCTGCGAAAGCCGGAGCTGCAAAAGCGCCAACCTGGGAAGAAGTGAAGCCATTGCTGGCGAAAAACACCTGCCTTGCGTGCCACGCGCCCGACAAGAAAGTGGTTGGTCCTTCCTACCTCGATGTTGCGAAACGCAAATACAGCAACGAAAAGATCGTAGAACTGATTTACGCACCACAGCCTGAAAACTGGCCTGACTACGCGACGCCAATGGCGCCGATGCCTCAGGTTCCAAAGGCCGAGGCTGCCAAAATCGCAGCATGGATCAATTCGCTTGCGAAATAA
- a CDS encoding hybrid sensor histidine kinase/response regulator — protein sequence MFTLRGPSFLKSVKGKVVVGFFIASLALAASWITSKVAFDNMLTTLDTLSTPDDKMRLVNKIFKDILTLDHLQNERKLKGEELNDEVLAQSVELIAALDTLSMLSLEDPMQIIRIDSMKKILKEREKIYGDYVKVRSKLVSNKALEDEVKSISGLITTTKVKPDSTVVKTEKRTTTTTVYTEVPDTSQKASTKKGFFGRVFGNKKVKQPAPEPTKMVQKQEVNVQVDTIRVAKADSTIEKVGEAVHAIEKSQKKRAVTFVDREQELATAGNSLVKQLLDVMQDVQKDVMEDSNQNNARAKGMVEGSVDHLEWIMLGFFFLTAVMAYFIFTDIAKSNDYRQQLEEAKEEAEYHSMAKQRFLANMSHEIRTPLQSIIGYAEALKNEEKPRKQDLETLHSASEHLLYLVNEVLDYSRIISDRFTFEERVFSINPLLNEVVQVLRPTALSKGLILRLENSLKPNLYLHGDPFRLRQVLYNLLTNAIKFTENGEVVLKVTGHETGNAAKIEYQISDTGIGLSADQVERIFNQFEQADPSIQRKYGGTGLGLSIVKALVEGMSGNIHVTSKPGEGTTFFVTTSMKKAETLELTEEVQERSYQINGKVWLVDDDAFILKWCSSVLEMNGIQHAAFSSAEEVLSRPWNSEVKFVLTDMRMSGMNGAELVKRLRKSAPADVKFFVLTAQALPEERKKLLGMGFDGYLMKPFHSRDLLELLESSSTPEIPEAGILSPILAETELDSASHNLDFDFSMLTEMTFGDESLLREILDQFVKDSRADIDSLRRHIAANEPDHTQELMHRMAGRTGQIGARDLSARFRNLEIALRENPSEVSEKEMTQVVNDAASVIEQVEEKALSYSI from the coding sequence ATGTTTACTCTGCGTGGCCCGTCTTTCTTGAAATCGGTTAAAGGAAAAGTCGTTGTGGGCTTTTTCATAGCCTCACTCGCCCTGGCAGCATCCTGGATTACCAGCAAAGTGGCTTTTGATAACATGCTCACCACGCTGGATACGCTCTCTACGCCCGACGACAAGATGCGCCTGGTGAACAAAATCTTCAAGGACATTCTTACACTCGACCACCTTCAGAACGAACGCAAGCTGAAAGGCGAAGAGCTGAACGACGAAGTCCTGGCGCAATCGGTTGAGCTGATTGCCGCGCTCGACACCCTGAGCATGCTGAGCCTCGAAGACCCGATGCAGATCATCCGGATCGATTCGATGAAGAAGATCCTGAAAGAACGGGAAAAAATTTATGGAGATTATGTAAAAGTACGCTCCAAGCTGGTGAGCAACAAGGCCCTGGAAGATGAGGTAAAATCCATTTCCGGCCTCATCACCACTACGAAGGTCAAGCCGGACAGCACGGTTGTCAAAACCGAGAAACGCACTACTACCACCACCGTTTACACCGAAGTACCCGACACCAGCCAGAAGGCAAGTACCAAGAAAGGCTTTTTCGGAAGGGTATTTGGGAATAAAAAAGTAAAACAACCTGCGCCCGAGCCCACCAAAATGGTTCAGAAACAGGAAGTGAATGTGCAGGTGGACACCATCCGCGTCGCCAAAGCCGACAGTACGATTGAAAAAGTGGGCGAGGCCGTGCACGCCATCGAAAAATCACAGAAAAAACGGGCGGTAACTTTCGTGGACCGGGAGCAGGAGCTAGCAACGGCCGGAAACTCGCTGGTGAAGCAGTTGCTGGACGTGATGCAGGATGTTCAGAAGGATGTAATGGAAGACTCCAACCAGAACAACGCCCGCGCGAAAGGAATGGTGGAAGGCAGCGTTGATCACCTCGAATGGATCATGCTGGGCTTCTTCTTCCTGACAGCCGTGATGGCCTATTTCATTTTTACGGACATTGCCAAAAGCAACGATTACCGCCAGCAGCTCGAAGAGGCCAAAGAGGAAGCAGAATACCACAGCATGGCCAAACAACGCTTCCTCGCCAATATGAGCCACGAGATCCGGACGCCGCTACAATCGATCATCGGCTATGCGGAAGCGCTGAAAAACGAAGAGAAACCCCGGAAGCAGGATCTCGAAACGCTGCATTCGGCCAGCGAGCATTTGCTATACCTGGTGAACGAGGTGCTGGATTACAGCCGCATCATTTCCGACCGCTTTACATTCGAAGAAAGGGTGTTTTCCATTAACCCGCTGCTGAACGAGGTGGTGCAGGTGCTGCGCCCCACTGCACTATCCAAAGGGCTTATCCTCCGCCTGGAAAATTCGCTCAAACCGAACCTGTACCTCCACGGCGACCCGTTCCGACTGCGGCAGGTTCTGTACAACTTGCTGACAAATGCAATAAAATTCACCGAAAACGGCGAAGTAGTACTCAAAGTAACGGGCCACGAAACTGGTAATGCAGCAAAAATCGAGTACCAGATCTCCGACACCGGCATAGGGCTGTCCGCCGACCAGGTTGAGCGTATTTTTAACCAATTTGAGCAGGCAGATCCGTCTATCCAGCGTAAATACGGCGGCACGGGGCTGGGTCTCAGCATTGTAAAAGCGCTGGTAGAAGGCATGTCGGGCAATATCCATGTCACCAGCAAGCCCGGGGAGGGCACGACTTTTTTTGTCACCACCAGCATGAAAAAGGCAGAAACACTGGAATTGACAGAGGAAGTGCAGGAACGGAGCTACCAGATCAATGGCAAGGTGTGGCTCGTGGACGACGACGCGTTCATTCTCAAATGGTGCTCGTCGGTGCTCGAAATGAACGGCATTCAGCATGCGGCATTCTCGTCGGCTGAGGAAGTTCTGAGCCGGCCGTGGAATAGTGAAGTCAAATTCGTGCTCACGGATATGCGTATGTCGGGCATGAACGGCGCCGAGCTCGTGAAGCGCCTGCGCAAATCCGCACCGGCCGACGTCAAGTTCTTCGTGCTCACCGCTCAGGCATTGCCCGAGGAACGCAAGAAGCTTCTGGGTATGGGCTTCGACGGATACCTCATGAAGCCATTCCATTCCAGGGACCTGCTGGAACTGCTCGAATCGTCATCTACGCCGGAAATACCGGAAGCTGGAATACTTTCACCAATATTAGCGGAAACAGAGCTCGATAGCGCTTCGCATAACCTCGACTTTGATTTCTCGATGCTTACCGAAATGACATTCGGCGACGAAAGCCTGCTGCGCGAAATACTCGACCAGTTTGTGAAAGATTCGCGGGCGGATATCGATTCGCTCAGGCGTCATATTGCCGCCAACGAACCTGACCACACGCAGGAGCTCATGCACCGCATGGCCGGGCGTACAGGGCAAATCGGCGCGCGCGATCTGTCGGCGCGGTTCCGTAACCTCGAAATTGCATTGCGTGAAAATCCTTCGGAAGTATCGGAAAAAGAAATGACGCAGGTCGTAAACGACGCTGCGTCAGTGATTGAGCAAGTGGAGGAAAAAGCGCTCTCCTACTCGATATGA
- a CDS encoding sigma-54-dependent transcriptional regulator: MAHLLLVEDDSTFSKLLTNFLGKHGHQVKACTSIREARETLGKGSSDGPFEVLMLDYRLPDGNSVDFLKTLRSEGNRTPAFIMTSFHDVRTAVTAMQIGAFDYITKPVNPEELLMVLREALNKGEVTSVKTAPKAKSNAQSGKQSLDYIEGKSKVAKQLFEYVRLVAPTDMSVIIQGESGTGKEHVAKSIHRLSKRADGPFVAIDCGSLSKDLAASELFGHKKGAFTGALQDKIGQFEAADGGTLFLDEIGNLSYDVQIKLLRALQERIIVPIGSTQQVKVDVRLIAATNEDLIANAATGDFREDLYHRLNEFKIEVPALRKRGEDLPIFVQHFVDKANEELERNVRELSKEVMDVFQKYDWPGNLRELNNVIKRLVLLSKEEVATLSALPSEMITAMEDQQKPAPGSDLKALQETHEKEMIEKVLQEVRYNKSKAAKLLNIDRKTLYYKIEKYHIE; the protein is encoded by the coding sequence ATGGCTCATCTGCTCCTCGTTGAAGACGATTCCACATTTTCAAAATTGCTCACCAATTTCCTCGGCAAGCATGGTCATCAGGTAAAAGCTTGTACAAGTATCAGAGAGGCACGGGAAACGCTCGGTAAAGGCAGCTCCGACGGTCCATTTGAAGTACTGATGCTCGACTACCGCCTGCCCGACGGCAACTCAGTGGATTTCCTCAAAACACTCCGGAGCGAAGGTAACCGCACACCTGCATTTATCATGACGAGTTTTCACGACGTCAGGACGGCGGTGACGGCCATGCAAATCGGGGCTTTCGATTATATCACCAAGCCGGTGAACCCGGAAGAATTGCTTATGGTACTGAGAGAGGCGTTGAATAAGGGAGAGGTAACGAGCGTGAAAACCGCGCCGAAGGCGAAAAGCAACGCGCAGTCCGGCAAGCAGTCGCTTGACTACATTGAAGGGAAAAGCAAGGTTGCCAAGCAACTTTTTGAATACGTGCGGCTCGTGGCCCCTACCGACATGTCGGTGATCATCCAGGGCGAAAGCGGCACGGGAAAGGAACACGTGGCGAAGTCCATTCACCGCCTCAGCAAACGCGCCGACGGGCCGTTTGTGGCGATCGACTGCGGTTCGTTGTCCAAAGACCTGGCGGCGAGCGAGTTGTTCGGGCACAAGAAAGGGGCGTTTACCGGCGCATTGCAGGATAAAATCGGTCAGTTCGAAGCGGCTGATGGCGGAACATTGTTCCTCGATGAGATCGGTAACCTCAGCTATGATGTGCAGATTAAGCTCCTCCGCGCATTGCAGGAGCGTATTATCGTGCCTATCGGCAGCACGCAGCAGGTGAAAGTGGACGTACGCCTCATTGCAGCGACCAACGAAGACCTGATCGCCAATGCCGCTACCGGAGATTTCCGGGAAGACCTTTACCACCGTTTGAATGAATTCAAAATCGAAGTTCCCGCATTGCGCAAGCGCGGCGAGGACCTGCCGATTTTCGTCCAGCATTTTGTGGATAAAGCGAATGAAGAGCTTGAACGAAATGTGCGGGAGCTGTCGAAGGAGGTCATGGATGTTTTCCAGAAATATGACTGGCCCGGTAACTTGCGCGAGCTCAACAACGTGATCAAGCGCCTGGTGCTGCTATCGAAAGAAGAAGTAGCCACGCTGAGCGCATTGCCGTCGGAAATGATTACGGCCATGGAAGACCAGCAAAAACCCGCTCCCGGCTCCGATTTGAAGGCATTGCAAGAAACGCACGAGAAAGAAATGATCGAAAAGGTGTTGCAGGAAGTGCGTTACAACAAAAGCAAAGCGGCCAAGTTGCTCAACATCGACCGCAAGACTTTATATTACAAAATCGAGAAATATCATATCGAGTAG